A stretch of the Proteus sp. ZN5 genome encodes the following:
- the pgsA gene encoding CDP-diacylglycerol--glycerol-3-phosphate 3-phosphatidyltransferase, whose protein sequence is MQLNIPTWLTLFRVALIPFFVLVFYLPFKDAPLVCAIIFMVAAATDWFDGFLARRWKQTTRFGAFLDPVADKVMVATALVLITEYYHEWWITLPAATMIAREIIISSLREWMAELGKRNSVAVSWIGKVKTTAQMGSLVVLLWRPTVEAEWFGFALLYIATVLTFWSMFQYLSAAWSDLREG, encoded by the coding sequence ATGCAACTAAATATCCCAACTTGGCTAACTCTATTTCGTGTCGCACTAATCCCATTCTTTGTTTTGGTGTTTTATTTACCATTCAAAGATGCTCCATTAGTCTGCGCTATTATTTTTATGGTAGCAGCTGCAACTGACTGGTTTGATGGTTTTTTAGCACGTAGATGGAAACAAACTACTCGCTTCGGGGCTTTTCTTGACCCAGTAGCGGATAAAGTAATGGTTGCAACAGCACTTGTTTTAATTACAGAGTATTATCATGAGTGGTGGATAACCTTACCCGCAGCAACCATGATTGCTCGTGAAATTATCATTTCTTCACTAAGAGAATGGATGGCTGAACTAGGAAAGCGTAATAGTGTTGCAGTTTCTTGGATAGGAAAAGTGAAGACGACCGCACAAATGGGTTCGCTAGTTGTGTTATTATGGCGTCCTACTGTTGAAGCAGAGTGGTTTGGATTCGCATTATTATATATTGCAACCGTGCTGACTTTCTGGTCAATGTTTCAATATTTGAGCGCTGCATGGTCAGATTTGCGCGAAGGTTGA
- a CDS encoding glycosyltransferase family 9 protein produces MPKILIIQRDNIGDLILTTPLIDSLAHEYNTKIDLLVNSYNQAILEGNPSVGNVHIYSKLHHKKSGQSSLKLIFSRLKIILDMRRQHYDIAIIARDHWAKRALQWAKLSGAKRIIAIGDDTPSSVTDSIPTPSNKGHIAELFCQLARPLGIEKKAGPLKLYVKDEEIAAIRQRVKITENIPVYGLQISSRKPQQRWQAEKFSTLAHQLMQHEKCQILLFWSPGSSDNKQHPGDDEKAQFILEQCKDIPITPVPTQNLRELMAGMSLCDQMLTSDGGALHISVGVGVPTVAMFGNSDADFWGPWHIASEVLKAPEDNVGLLTVDDVLTRFIKLREQVVQLDTKS; encoded by the coding sequence ATGCCTAAAATATTAATAATACAAAGAGATAACATTGGTGATTTAATACTTACAACACCATTAATTGATTCTCTTGCTCATGAATATAATACAAAAATAGATTTGCTCGTAAACTCTTACAATCAAGCTATTTTAGAAGGTAACCCTTCAGTTGGAAATGTACATATTTACAGTAAGTTACATCATAAAAAATCAGGACAATCATCTTTAAAACTTATTTTTAGTCGCTTGAAAATTATTCTTGATATGCGTCGTCAGCACTATGACATTGCAATTATTGCTCGTGATCATTGGGCAAAAAGAGCATTACAATGGGCGAAATTATCAGGTGCTAAGCGTATTATTGCTATTGGCGATGATACACCTTCATCAGTAACAGACTCAATTCCAACGCCGTCTAATAAAGGTCATATTGCTGAATTGTTCTGCCAACTAGCCCGCCCTCTTGGAATAGAGAAAAAAGCAGGTCCTTTAAAGCTATATGTCAAAGATGAAGAGATCGCTGCAATTCGTCAACGTGTTAAGATAACTGAAAATATTCCTGTTTATGGCTTGCAAATCAGTTCTCGTAAACCACAACAACGTTGGCAAGCAGAAAAATTTAGTACGCTAGCACACCAATTAATGCAGCACGAAAAATGCCAAATTCTTCTCTTTTGGTCACCAGGAAGTAGCGATAATAAACAACACCCAGGTGATGATGAAAAAGCACAGTTTATTCTTGAACAATGTAAAGATATTCCTATCACGCCAGTACCTACTCAAAATCTTCGAGAATTAATGGCAGGTATGTCTTTATGTGATCAAATGCTAACCAGTGATGGTGGTGCATTGCATATTTCGGTTGGTGTTGGTGTGCCGACAGTAGCGATGTTTGGTAATAGTGATGCCGATTTTTGGGGACCGTGGCATATTGCCAGTGAGGTATTGAAAGCACCTGAAGATAATGTAGGGCTTCTTACCGTGGACGATGTATTAACTCGTTTTATTAAACTAAGGGAACAAGTTGTTCAATTAGATACAAAGAGTTAA
- a CDS encoding iron-containing alcohol dehydrogenase has protein sequence MQLDFSYYNPTTIHFGKNSLAKLNDELSHYGETVMLMYGRNAIKSNGLYDEVIAILRHAGKNIVELSGVMPNPTYKKMMEGVQLVREHNVSLILAVGGGSVIDCAKGISISAYCEDEDPFQKYWVEYQDVTNKIVPVASILTMVGTGSEMNGGAVITHEETKYKIGRAFPANVFPKFSILNPEYTFSVSQYQMVSGVFDTMSHLMEQYFSDQGANTTDYLIESLLKSSIDNLRIALKNPSDYEARSNLMWNATLALNTLTGLSKTQDWQVHMIEHQLGAYTDCAHGMGLAAISLPYYRFIYKFGIEKFVRFATQVWEISAEGKTQDQIALEGIDALEHFTKECGIVTSLEDLGATREMLPEIAQSTTIIGRGYKKLTTKDVLDILEACF, from the coding sequence ATGCAACTCGATTTCTCTTACTATAATCCAACCACCATTCATTTTGGTAAGAATTCTCTTGCTAAATTAAATGATGAATTATCACATTATGGCGAAACAGTTATGCTGATGTATGGCCGTAACGCTATCAAGTCTAATGGGCTATATGACGAAGTTATCGCAATACTTCGTCATGCTGGTAAAAATATTGTTGAATTATCAGGCGTTATGCCAAACCCAACGTATAAAAAAATGATGGAAGGTGTTCAATTAGTTCGCGAACACAATGTCAGTTTAATATTAGCTGTCGGTGGTGGCTCTGTTATTGATTGTGCAAAAGGTATTTCCATTTCAGCCTATTGTGAAGATGAAGATCCTTTTCAAAAATACTGGGTTGAATATCAAGATGTGACAAATAAAATTGTTCCTGTTGCATCAATTCTTACTATGGTAGGCACAGGCTCTGAAATGAATGGTGGCGCAGTTATTACCCATGAAGAGACTAAATATAAAATTGGACGTGCATTTCCTGCAAATGTATTCCCTAAGTTTTCGATTTTAAATCCAGAATATACGTTTTCTGTTTCTCAGTATCAGATGGTAAGTGGTGTTTTTGACACTATGTCGCATTTGATGGAACAATATTTTTCTGACCAAGGTGCAAATACAACAGATTACTTAATTGAAAGTTTATTAAAATCTTCGATTGATAATTTACGTATTGCACTTAAAAACCCCAGTGATTACGAAGCAAGAAGTAATCTTATGTGGAATGCAACGCTTGCTTTAAATACCCTAACAGGATTATCAAAAACACAAGATTGGCAAGTTCATATGATTGAGCATCAATTAGGAGCTTATACAGACTGTGCACATGGAATGGGACTTGCTGCGATTTCTCTACCTTATTATCGCTTTATCTATAAATTTGGTATTGAGAAATTTGTACGATTTGCAACTCAAGTATGGGAAATTTCCGCAGAGGGAAAAACACAAGATCAAATTGCACTTGAAGGTATTGATGCACTAGAACATTTCACAAAAGAGTGCGGTATTGTGACTTCATTAGAAGACTTGGGTGCAACAAGAGAGATGCTTCCTGAGATTGCACAATCAACTACAATTATTGGTAGAGGCTATAAAAAGCTAACCACTAAAGATGTACTTGATATTTTAGAAGCGTGTTTTTAA
- a CDS encoding AraC family transcriptional regulator gives MNNSENMALLTQKLAIQIEKWTQDTNQFETQIPGLTLTHWTSPTPITSHTHKSGICLIAQGKKRVILGEESFIYDANHFLISSIELPVMANIMKASNEKPFLGLVMELDLQEISQLIVDSELTFNPDPNAQKGIAVGELSEPLVNAFIRLLTLLDEPNSIKILASGIKREIFYRLLVTEQGERLNQIVTAGSHSHQIAKAIDWLKGNYIKPLNINELASCSGMSKSAFYTHFKTMTSMTPLQFQKKLRLSEARRLMLTENLGAMTTTFRVGYESPSQFSREYSRLFGAPPATDIKMLKEADPI, from the coding sequence ATGAATAATTCAGAAAACATGGCGTTATTAACTCAAAAACTTGCCATACAAATTGAAAAATGGACTCAGGATACTAATCAATTTGAAACTCAAATTCCGGGATTAACGCTAACACACTGGACTTCTCCTACACCAATTACCAGCCATACTCACAAATCAGGGATCTGTTTAATTGCCCAAGGTAAAAAAAGAGTGATCTTAGGAGAAGAAAGCTTTATTTACGATGCCAACCATTTTTTAATTTCCTCAATAGAACTCCCTGTTATGGCAAATATTATGAAAGCCAGTAACGAGAAACCGTTTTTAGGGCTAGTTATGGAGTTAGATCTACAAGAAATATCACAACTTATCGTTGATAGTGAATTAACCTTTAACCCAGATCCAAATGCCCAAAAAGGTATTGCTGTTGGTGAATTATCAGAACCTTTAGTCAATGCGTTTATTCGCTTACTCACTCTTCTTGATGAGCCTAATAGTATTAAAATCCTTGCTTCTGGTATAAAACGTGAAATTTTCTATCGTCTACTGGTTACGGAGCAAGGTGAACGATTGAATCAAATCGTCACCGCAGGTAGCCATAGTCATCAAATAGCTAAAGCGATTGATTGGCTAAAAGGTAATTATATAAAACCATTAAACATCAATGAATTGGCTTCATGTTCAGGAATGAGTAAATCTGCTTTTTATACTCATTTTAAAACAATGACATCAATGACTCCGCTTCAATTCCAAAAAAAATTACGACTCAGTGAAGCCCGCCGATTGATGTTAACTGAAAATTTGGGAGCAATGACAACCACTTTCCGAGTTGGTTATGAAAGCCCTTCTCAATTTAGTCGTGAATATAGCCGGTTATTCGGAGCTCCACCAGCAACCGATATAAAGATGCTTAAAGAAGCAGATCCTATTTAA
- a CDS encoding DUF305 domain-containing protein produces the protein MKKILPTAVILMSAISFGAMANNTHMTMNMDTSHNSSPMQKELNDSMNKMHADMAKGMNTDNADVAFADGMIAHHLGAIDMAKIELKYGTDPEMRKLAQAIIDAQGPEIEQMQKWLEKNRTNK, from the coding sequence ATGAAAAAGATTTTACCTACTGCGGTTATTTTAATGAGTGCTATCTCTTTTGGTGCAATGGCAAATAATACCCATATGACCATGAATATGGATACATCTCATAACAGCTCACCAATGCAAAAGGAACTCAATGATTCCATGAATAAAATGCATGCTGATATGGCAAAAGGAATGAACACTGATAATGCAGACGTTGCTTTTGCTGATGGCATGATTGCTCACCATTTAGGTGCTATTGATATGGCTAAAATTGAGTTGAAATATGGTACTGATCCTGAAATGCGTAAACTAGCTCAAGCTATTATTGATGCCCAAGGCCCTGAAATAGAACAAATGCAAAAATGGTTAGAAAAAAATAGAACTAATAAATAA
- a CDS encoding class I SAM-dependent methyltransferase, producing the protein MDNQTTIQSMSQEPSEAGHTFLASLGKTRLRPGGVEASDWLINNAHFTSSSHVLEIACNMATTSIEIAKKYGCHIIAIDMDDNALSHAQKNVDSAQLSHLIQLTKANALSLPFPDNTFDIVINEAMLTMYVDKAKAKLVKEYYRVLKPGGLLLTHDIMKKNDDVNRDKLIGVVKSNVAPMFKQEWHDLFINIGFSEVKIRSGNMSLMSPVGLIRDEGLFRAAKIIKNGLINKQNRPRFLSMFRFFRENRHVLNYIACCSKK; encoded by the coding sequence ATGGATAATCAAACTACAATACAATCTATGTCTCAAGAACCGTCAGAAGCAGGCCATACTTTTTTAGCGAGTTTAGGAAAAACACGTTTAAGACCGGGCGGTGTAGAGGCATCTGATTGGTTAATTAATAATGCACATTTTACATCATCAAGCCATGTTCTTGAGATTGCTTGCAATATGGCGACAACTTCAATCGAGATTGCCAAGAAATACGGTTGTCATATTATTGCTATCGACATGGATGATAATGCATTGTCCCATGCGCAAAAGAATGTCGATAGCGCTCAATTATCACATTTGATCCAATTAACAAAAGCCAATGCGTTATCTTTACCTTTTCCTGATAATACGTTTGATATTGTGATAAATGAAGCAATGTTGACAATGTATGTAGATAAAGCCAAAGCAAAGCTAGTAAAAGAATATTATCGTGTTTTAAAACCCGGTGGTTTGTTATTAACACACGATATTATGAAGAAAAATGATGATGTTAATAGAGACAAATTAATCGGTGTAGTGAAATCAAATGTAGCACCAATGTTTAAGCAAGAGTGGCATGACTTATTTATTAATATTGGTTTTTCAGAAGTGAAAATAAGATCGGGTAACATGAGTTTAATGTCACCCGTCGGTTTAATTCGTGATGAAGGCTTATTTAGGGCAGCAAAGATAATTAAGAATGGATTGATAAATAAGCAAAATAGACCACGATTCTTATCAATGTTCCGTTTTTTTAGAGAGAATCGACATGTTTTAAATTATATTGCATGTTGTTCTAAAAAATAA
- a CDS encoding sugar transporter, with the protein MNITASNVNEVSRQTAWIRVIILSFAAFVFNTTEFVPVALLSDISESFGMIPAQTGLMITIYAWIVALMSLPLMIMTSKVERRKLLIILFILFILSHILSGVAWDFKSLIAGRIGVAFSHAVFWSITASLAVRMAPAGKRAQALGLLATGTALATVLGLPLGRVVGQWLGWRATFMGIGVLALITMFALMRYLPLLPSEHSGSLKSVPVLLKRGPLMGIFLLTVIAVTTHFTAYSYIEPFVVDIANLDQNFATLVLLIFGGAGIVGSVLFSRYSTKMPTSFLFFALILLTFCLSLLMMSSQSLTTFIVLIIFWGIGFMCICLGMQVKVIDLAPDATDIAMSIYSGIFNIGIGAGALIGNQVILHAGMTNLGYAGTILSVIAVVWCGFIFNRYRVSMGGEPRQKNQLHQH; encoded by the coding sequence ATGAATATTACAGCATCAAACGTAAACGAAGTTAGCCGTCAAACAGCGTGGATCAGAGTAATAATATTATCATTCGCGGCTTTCGTTTTTAATACAACAGAATTTGTTCCTGTTGCACTGTTAAGTGATATTTCTGAAAGCTTCGGTATGATCCCTGCTCAAACAGGTTTAATGATCACGATATATGCTTGGATTGTTGCTTTAATGTCTCTGCCTTTAATGATAATGACAAGCAAAGTTGAGCGACGTAAGCTACTTATTATTTTATTTATTCTCTTTATTTTAAGTCATATTTTATCTGGTGTAGCATGGGATTTTAAATCACTGATAGCAGGGCGTATAGGTGTTGCGTTTTCTCATGCCGTGTTTTGGTCTATTACCGCATCGCTGGCTGTTAGAATGGCACCAGCGGGTAAACGAGCTCAAGCATTAGGTTTATTAGCAACAGGAACTGCATTAGCAACCGTACTGGGTTTGCCTTTAGGTCGAGTTGTTGGGCAGTGGTTAGGATGGCGAGCAACATTTATGGGAATTGGTGTTTTAGCTTTAATTACCATGTTTGCATTAATGCGCTATTTACCTTTATTACCAAGTGAGCATTCAGGATCATTAAAAAGTGTACCCGTGTTATTAAAACGTGGTCCATTAATGGGTATTTTTCTGTTAACCGTAATCGCGGTTACTACACATTTTACCGCTTATAGTTATATAGAGCCTTTTGTTGTCGATATTGCAAATTTAGATCAAAACTTTGCTACTTTGGTTTTACTCATTTTTGGTGGTGCCGGTATTGTTGGTAGTGTTTTATTTAGTCGTTATAGTACTAAAATGCCAACATCGTTCTTGTTCTTTGCCTTAATTTTGCTGACATTCTGCTTAAGTTTATTAATGATGAGTAGTCAAAGTTTAACGACATTTATTGTGTTGATTATATTTTGGGGTATTGGCTTTATGTGCATTTGTCTTGGAATGCAAGTCAAAGTGATTGATTTAGCTCCTGATGCAACAGATATCGCTATGTCCATTTACTCTGGTATTTTTAATATCGGTATTGGCGCTGGAGCATTGATTGGTAATCAAGTTATCTTACATGCTGGCATGACAAACCTTGGTTATGCTGGAACAATATTAAGTGTTATCGCTGTGGTTTGGTGTGGTTTTATCTTTAATCGCTATCGTGTTTCTATGGGCGGAGAGCCTCGTCAAAAAAATCAACTTCATCAACACTAA
- a CDS encoding SMR family transporter: MNGLTYLMLAIISEVIATTMLKASDGFSRLYPSIVVVIGYCFSFWALSQVVRVMPLGIAYAIWSGLGIVLVSVAAVFLYQQKLDLPAIIGMTLIIAGVLVINLLSKSASH; encoded by the coding sequence ATGAATGGATTAACTTACCTAATGTTGGCAATTATATCTGAAGTGATTGCGACGACAATGCTAAAAGCTTCTGATGGTTTTAGCCGATTATATCCATCTATTGTGGTCGTCATTGGTTACTGTTTTTCTTTTTGGGCACTTTCTCAAGTGGTAAGAGTTATGCCATTAGGTATTGCTTATGCAATATGGAGTGGGTTAGGGATAGTTTTAGTTTCTGTTGCGGCTGTGTTTCTCTATCAACAAAAACTTGATTTACCTGCCATTATTGGTATGACTTTAATTATTGCTGGTGTTTTAGTTATAAATCTACTTTCAAAAAGTGCTTCACACTAA
- a CDS encoding DUF333 domain-containing protein codes for MQKKFKTACYLFMLTSFAFIAGCSNSAQTQYSSTQVVSKSRTIPTTSLDIPLDESAKATCVFSGGVPSLNYELHGGQTPVCQFANGKRCSEQALIEGACIPG; via the coding sequence ATGCAAAAGAAATTTAAAACAGCTTGTTATCTATTTATGTTAACTAGCTTTGCTTTTATTGCAGGATGCAGTAATTCAGCGCAGACACAATATTCATCTACACAAGTGGTTAGTAAAAGTCGAACAATACCGACAACCAGCCTTGATATTCCCTTAGATGAATCTGCCAAGGCAACCTGTGTCTTTTCAGGTGGCGTGCCTTCTTTAAACTATGAATTACATGGTGGTCAAACACCAGTGTGTCAATTTGCTAATGGTAAACGTTGTAGTGAACAAGCTTTAATTGAAGGGGCTTGTATTCCAGGTTAA
- the dsbB gene encoding disulfide bond formation protein DsbB has translation MLTSLRHWSQGRFSWLLLALTAIGLEGAALYFQYGMELMPCVMCVYQRIAVLGILVAALIGATAPKMALMRMAGGFLWIYSAYRGIELSWEHTQLILNPSPFATCDFFVTLPSWFALQDWFPAVFQATGDCSVSQWQFLTLEMPQWMLIIFSAYFVVGLLVLMSQITSSFKTKE, from the coding sequence ATGCTGACTTCTCTTCGTCACTGGTCACAAGGCCGTTTTTCATGGCTATTGCTTGCATTAACAGCAATAGGTCTTGAAGGTGCTGCATTGTATTTTCAGTACGGAATGGAATTAATGCCTTGTGTAATGTGCGTCTATCAACGCATCGCGGTATTGGGAATATTAGTTGCCGCATTGATTGGGGCGACAGCACCTAAGATGGCACTTATGCGTATGGCAGGTGGTTTTTTATGGATTTATTCTGCATACCGAGGAATTGAACTCTCTTGGGAGCATACACAACTTATTCTAAACCCATCCCCTTTTGCAACCTGTGACTTTTTTGTCACTTTACCCTCTTGGTTTGCTCTGCAAGATTGGTTCCCTGCTGTATTCCAAGCAACTGGTGATTGCTCTGTCAGCCAATGGCAATTCTTAACTTTAGAAATGCCACAATGGATGCTTATTATTTTCTCAGCTTATTTTGTTGTAGGTTTATTAGTATTAATGAGCCAAATAACAAGTTCTTTTAAAACAAAAGAATAA
- the nhaB gene encoding sodium/proton antiporter NhaB — protein sequence MDMSIRQALLKNFMGNSPDWYKLAILTFLIINPVIFFFVDPFVAGWLLVVEFIFTLAMALKCYPLQPGGLLAIEAVIIGMTSPKQIGHEIANNLEVILLLVFMVAGIYFMKQLLLFAFTKLLLSIRSKRMLSIAFCFASAFLSAFLDALTVIAVVISVSLGFYSIYHNFASNQSGAELNNDGFIDTAEKKQTLEQFRAFLRSLMMHAGVGTALGGVMTMVGEPQNLIIAKHLEWDFVTFFIRMSPVTIPVFFAGLAVCYFVERFKLFGYGAELPDLVRKVLTEYDKKNSEKRTSQEKAQLMIQALIGIWLIVALALHLAEVGIIGLSVIILATAFCGITEEHALGKAFEEALPFTALLTVFFSIVAVIIDQQLFGPIIQFVLQASESSQLSLFYLFNGLLSAISDNVFVGTVYISEALTALQDGLISQSQYEHIGVAINTGTNLPSVATPNGQAAFLFLLTSALSPLIRLSYGRMVIMALPYTIVMTLLGLLAVEFWLVPATHWFYEIGLVAIP from the coding sequence ATGGATATGAGTATAAGACAAGCACTACTAAAGAACTTTATGGGAAATTCCCCAGATTGGTATAAGCTTGCTATTCTTACTTTTTTAATTATCAACCCAGTGATTTTTTTCTTTGTTGACCCTTTTGTCGCCGGTTGGCTGTTAGTAGTAGAATTTATTTTTACACTAGCTATGGCGCTAAAGTGTTACCCGTTACAACCCGGAGGATTACTTGCCATTGAGGCCGTCATCATTGGTATGACTAGCCCAAAACAGATTGGTCATGAAATAGCTAACAACCTTGAAGTGATTTTGCTTCTTGTCTTTATGGTTGCAGGTATCTATTTTATGAAGCAATTATTGCTGTTTGCTTTTACTAAACTGCTGTTATCCATCCGTTCTAAACGAATGTTATCTATTGCCTTTTGCTTCGCAAGTGCATTTTTATCTGCCTTTTTGGATGCTTTAACCGTAATCGCGGTTGTAATCAGTGTCTCTCTCGGTTTCTACTCTATTTATCATAATTTTGCCTCTAATCAATCAGGTGCAGAATTAAATAATGATGGATTTATTGATACCGCAGAAAAAAAACAAACTTTAGAACAATTCCGTGCCTTTTTACGTAGCTTAATGATGCATGCCGGTGTCGGTACTGCGTTAGGTGGCGTAATGACCATGGTAGGTGAACCACAAAACCTAATTATTGCAAAACATTTAGAATGGGATTTTGTGACCTTCTTTATCAGAATGTCACCTGTCACTATTCCTGTTTTCTTTGCTGGCCTTGCAGTGTGTTACTTTGTAGAACGCTTTAAGCTCTTTGGTTATGGTGCTGAATTACCTGATTTAGTTCGTAAAGTTCTAACTGAATACGACAAGAAAAACAGTGAAAAACGTACTTCTCAAGAAAAAGCTCAACTAATGATCCAAGCATTAATTGGTATTTGGTTGATTGTTGCTTTAGCGCTCCATTTAGCAGAAGTCGGTATTATCGGTTTATCTGTTATTATTCTTGCCACTGCATTTTGTGGGATCACAGAAGAACATGCTCTTGGTAAAGCATTTGAAGAAGCCTTGCCCTTCACTGCATTATTGACCGTATTCTTCTCTATCGTTGCCGTTATTATTGACCAACAATTATTTGGCCCTATTATTCAGTTTGTTCTTCAAGCTTCAGAATCCTCACAACTGTCTCTTTTTTATCTCTTTAATGGTCTGCTATCTGCTATTTCAGATAACGTGTTTGTAGGTACGGTTTATATCAGTGAAGCTTTAACTGCATTGCAAGATGGATTAATCAGCCAATCACAATATGAACATATTGGTGTTGCTATTAATACAGGTACAAACTTACCTTCTGTTGCCACTCCAAATGGTCAAGCTGCATTCCTGTTCTTATTAACATCAGCACTATCACCGCTCATTCGTTTATCCTATGGTCGTATGGTGATAATGGCTCTGCCATACACAATTGTAATGACATTACTTGGTTTACTGGCTGTTGAATTTTGGCTTGTTCCTGCAACACATTGGTTCTATGAAATTGGTTTAGTTGCTATTCCATAA
- the fadR gene encoding fatty acid metabolism transcriptional regulator FadR: MVIKAQSPAGFAEEYIVESIWNNRFPPGSILPAERELSELIGVTRTTLREVLQRLARDGWLTIQHGKPTKVNNFWETSGLNILETVARLDHDRVPQLIDNLLAVRTNISAIFIRTAFRNSPEKCIEVLNHELTTENSADEFSELDYNIFRGLAFASGNPIYGLILNGLKGLYTRVGRYYFSNIQAKELALAFYKKLAVLCEQKDVEHVMECVRQYGKDSGIIWQSLQSPLPSDLEEVKR, encoded by the coding sequence ATGGTTATTAAGGCTCAAAGCCCCGCAGGTTTTGCGGAAGAGTATATTGTTGAAAGCATCTGGAATAATCGTTTTCCTCCTGGATCTATTCTTCCAGCGGAACGTGAGCTCTCTGAATTAATCGGTGTTACAAGAACCACATTAAGAGAAGTGCTACAACGCCTTGCTCGTGATGGTTGGTTAACTATTCAACACGGAAAGCCAACGAAGGTAAACAATTTCTGGGAAACATCTGGCCTTAATATCCTTGAAACAGTAGCTCGTCTTGATCATGATCGAGTACCACAGTTAATAGATAATTTATTGGCTGTCAGAACCAATATCTCAGCTATTTTTATACGCACAGCATTTAGAAATAGCCCTGAAAAATGTATTGAAGTTTTAAACCATGAACTTACCACTGAAAATAGTGCTGATGAGTTTAGTGAACTGGATTACAACATTTTTCGTGGATTAGCGTTTGCGTCAGGTAATCCAATTTATGGTCTTATCTTAAATGGCTTAAAAGGGCTTTATACGCGTGTAGGCCGTTATTATTTCTCAAATATTCAAGCCAAAGAACTCGCGTTAGCATTCTATAAAAAGTTGGCTGTATTATGTGAGCAAAAAGATGTCGAGCATGTCATGGAATGCGTTCGTCAATATGGTAAAGACAGTGGTATTATCTGGCAAAGTCTACAGTCACCACTACCTAGTGATCTAGAAGAAGTAAAACGCTAA